The following are from one region of the Oryzias melastigma strain HK-1 linkage group LG22, ASM292280v2, whole genome shotgun sequence genome:
- the LOC112149339 gene encoding protein unc-79 homolog isoform X1, whose protein sequence is MSTKAEQFASKIRYLQEYHNRVQHNIYPVPSGTDIANTLKYFSQTLLSILSRTGRKENQEASNLAVPMTMCLFPVPFPLTPSLRPQVSSINPTVTRSLLYSVLRDAPSDRGGQGQQSRDAQLSEYPSLDYQGLYVTLVTLLDLVPLLQHGQHDLGQSIFYTTACLLPFLTDDILSTLPYTMISTLATFPPFLHKDIIEYLSTSFLPMAILGSTRKEGGVPAYVNLSASSMLMIAMQYTSNPVYHCQLLECLMKHKQEVWKDLLYVISYGPSQVKPAAVQMLFHYWPNLKPPGAISEYRGLQYTAWNPIHCQHIECHNAINKPAVKMCIDPTLSVALGDKPPPLYICEECSQRIAGDHAEWLVDVLLPQAEISAICQKKNCSSHVRRAVVTCFSAGCCGRHGNRPVRYCKRCHVNHHSSEVGAAAETHLYQTSPPPINTRECGAEELVCTVEAVISLLKEAEIHAEQREFELNRRRQMGLSASHHSLDNIEFDNKEDDQHDQRLLSQFGIWFLVSLCTPNENTPTESLARLVSMVFQWFHSTAYMMDDEVGSLVEKLKPQFVTKWLKTVCEVRFDVMVMCLLPKPVEFARVGGYWDKSCSTVTQLKEGLNRILCLIPYNVISQPLWECFMPEWLEAIRTEVPDSQLKEFREVLSKMFDIELCPLPFSMEEMFGFISCRFSGYPASVQEQALLWLHVLSELDIVVPLQLLIGMFSDGVNSLKELANQRKARASDLSGNNEARRVSVVSDPGRRGQHNTLSPFPSPFRSPFRSPLRCSPFKNLGHATGHCALDLDCDDDDMNLGCFILMFDLILKQMELQDDGVMLGLDSSLGKDIVGIINNVFQAPWGGSHTCQKDEKALECSLCQSSILCYQLGCELLERLTPRDEINLVEPTDSLEETLLSCQKDFSIGAENESEEGDNPSGTNTEEPSNHSPEDTAMKNNSDKKFSYQQLPVSLKLIYTVLQEMSKFEEPDILFNMLNCLKILCLHGECLYLARKDHPAFLAYIQEKMLIPSLWSMLKSEFCQLASLSVPQLLHALSLPHGADIFWNLINTNFNNKDWKIRFEAVEKVAVLCRFLDIGAVTKNHLLKYALAHAFCCFLASVEDVNPAVATRARLLLDTIKRPALQGLCLCMDFQFDTVVRDRPIILSKLLLLHFLKKDIPALSWEFFVNRFETLSLEAQLHLDCNKEFPFPTTITAVRTNVANLSDAAMWKIRRARFARNQQKSVRSLRDSVRGDPSDSKRAFSLPESLSNRLPLRLTRQELSAPTLGDMIEKVLPARFLLHFNPDASAPLAGQTPSPEDDSIIRDLLPENAGIDHQTVHQLIMVLMKFMAKDQSSAEADIGSAKAFNTVKRHLYVLLGYDQQEGCFMIAPQKMRTSTCFNGFIAGIAQVMDYNISLGKQLLPLVVQVLKYCTCPQLRHYFQQPPRCSLWALRPHIRQMWLKALLVILYKYPYRDMDGSKVVLHLIHITINTLNAQYHSCRPHAAAGPLYSDNSNMSRYSEKEKEEDSVFDESDVHDTPTGAGNKESQTFFARLKRIGGSKSVKYQPVELNAKRSEIELSEYREGGTLPDSILHCVREESTRKKRLQAMHKQKSLDISNTDSILFSLDEHRRKSCIDRCDMQVPPVILPSSAASRRQHGKGSSDGSSARVEPVDRRGSKGGQSDTSKHVIPEVRLSCMETFEDKMDQGSLEGSAQEKEDQDLIDLSSDCTSIQEKHSLLSMSDSDSLVFEPLPPLRIVESDEEFDLSTIIGTKFNESPKVSASPASSSTLRLSPVVQVSVEDCSSERKTPELVSRESGSQQLPVEKRRKPLKQSASLDIPERYESICLESPMTLKQKRDLLRKTPNVPDTSIDDTSEDNRTGIGLCTSPSGRTVFLDIPEDKAEPLSSPEKTKSNSNDEEGDGDDEEDDDMGDEADSDPKPDNADDNDEAEFKIQIVPRQRKQRKIAVSAIQREYLDISFNTFDKLGAEQTTEADHKVLSTLEKPRESASAPTLEAAMPETSHRSSVSTQYRQVKRGSLGALTMSQLMKRQLEHQSSAPHNICTWETVGPTKTSLLSAPSTVSMFVPAPEEFIDEQPTLMSDRCRDCAAVLEEYDEETLSLAVIVLSMFIHLSPDLAAPMLLDIMQSVGRLASSGNFSGQAESMLIPGNVAGVAKQFLRCVFHQLAPNGILPQLFQSNIKDGTFLRTLASSLIDFNELSSIAALNMLLEGLNNKKSLPAGGTMLHCLENIASFMEALPMDSPSNLWTTICNQFQTFLTKLPSVLPLKCPMDASLRIIICLLKIPTTSATRSLLESFSKLLSFVIQYGTFSLSYLVELCGLCYKAFNKERDKFYMSRTVVMELLQALKFKSPVPDTNLLLLVQFVCADIGTRLAESTIIQKHMISTLPGCTTAAMECMRQYISELLDFIADMHTLTKLKSHMKACCQPLHEDTFGGNLKVGLAQVAAMEISKGNHRDNKAVVRYLPWLYHPPSTMQQGPKEFIECVSHIRQLSWLLLGSLTHCALHQGSTSCMPIPLDAGSHIADHLKVILIGFPEQSKTSVLHMCSLFHAFMFAQLWTIYCEQTAAAPSLQNQNQTEFSSGAILTGLEFWSRVTPSILHLMAHNKVMVEMVCLHVISLMEALQECNSTIFVKLIPMWLPMIQSNLKHLSAGLQLRLQAIQNRVNHQCLQVQSPGAPPIALRKWLQCTQFKMAQVEIQSSEAASQFYPM, encoded by the exons ATGTCTACCAAGGCAGAGCAGT TTGCCTCTAAGATACGATACTTGCAAGAGTATCACAACCGCGTGCAACACAATATTTATCCTGTGCCCTCCGGAACAGACATTGCAAACACACTGAAATACTTTTCCCAAACGCTGCTCAG CATTCTGTCCCGCACAGGCAGGAAGGAGAACCAGGAAGCTTCCAATTTGGCCGTGCCCATGACCATGTGTCTTTTTCCTGTGCCATTCCCACTCACCCCATCTCTAAGACCACAAGTCAGTTCCATCAACCCTACAGTTACTCGCTCCCTCCTTTACAGCGTTCTGCGCGATGCCCCGTCAGACCGCGGGGGGCAGGGGCAGCAGAGTCGGGACGCTCAGCTCTCAGAGTACCCCTCTCTGGACTATCAGGGCCTCTATGTGACCCTCGTGACCCTGCTTGACCTGGTGCCCCTGCTGCAGCACGGTCAGCATG ATCTGGGCCAGTCTATATTTTACACAACAGCTTGCCTCCTCCCCTTTCTCACTGATGATATCCTCAGCACTTTGCCCTACACTATGATCTCCACATTAGCCACATTTCCCCCTTTTCTCCATAAAGACATCATTGAGTATCTGAGCACATCTTTCCTCCCTATGGCAATAT TGGGCTCTACAAGAAAGGAAGGCGGAGTCCCAGCTTATGTCAATCTGTCAGCTTCGTCTATGCTCATGATTGCAATGCAGTACACCTCAAACCCGG TTTATCACTGTCAGTTGTTGGAGTGTCTGATGAagcacaaacaggaagtctggAAG GACCTGCTTTATGTCATTTCGTACGGCCCGTCCCAAGTAAAACCTGCGGCTGTGCAGATGCTGTTTCATTATTGGCCCAATCTGAAACCACCAGGAGCCATCAGTGAATACAGAGGCCTCCAGTATACTG CCTGGAATCCCATCCATTGTCAACACATTGAGTGCCACAATGCCATCAATAAACCTGCTGTTAAG ATGTGTATTGATCCTACTCTCTCAGTTGCTCTGGGAGACAAGCCCCCTCCACTTTATATATGTGAGGAGTGCAGCCAGAGGATAGCTGG GGATCATGCTGAATGGCTTGTTGATGTCCTTCTGCCTCAAG cagagaTATCTGCCATTTGTCAAAAGAAG AACTGTAGCTCTCATGTCAGGAGGGCCGTGGTCACCTGCTTCTCAGCTGGCTGCTGCGGGCGCCATGGCAACCGGCCTGTCCGCTACTGCAAGCGTTGCCATGTCAACCACCACAGCAGCGAGGTGGGGGCTGCGGCGGAGACCCATCTATACCAGACATCACCTCCACCCATCAACACCCGAGAGTGTGGAGCGGAGGAGCTGGTGTGCACTGTAGAGGCTGTTATAAG TCTTCTGAAGGAGGCAGAAATCCACGCTGAACAGCGGGAGTTTGAGCTGAACAGGCGTCGTCAGATGGGCCTGTCTGCCTCTCACCACTCTCTTGACAACATCGAGTTTGATAACAAGGAGGACGACCAGCATGACCAGCGTCTCCTCAGTCAATTTGGCATCTGGTTCCTG GTAAGCCTGTGCACCCCCAACGAGAACACGCCCACGGAGAGCCTGGCTCGGCTGGTCAGCATGGTCTTCCAGTGGTTTCACTCCACTGCCTACATGATGGACGATGAAGTGGGAAGCCTGGTGGAGAAGCTGAAGCCGCAGTTTGTCACAAAATGGCTGAAGACTGTGTGTGAAGTGCGCTTTGATGTCATGGTCATGTGTCTGCTGCCCAAACCCGTAGAATTTGCCAga GTGGGAGGCTACTGGGACAAGTCGTGTAGCACGGTGACTCAGCTAAAAGAGGGTCTGAACCGTATCCTGTGTCTGATACCGTACAACGTCATCAGCCAGCCTCTCTGGGAGTGCTTTATGCCTGAGTGGCTGGAGGCTATCCGCACGGAGGTACCAGACAGCCAGCTCAAGGAGTTCCGGGAAGTGCTTAG CAAAATGTTTGACATCGAGTTGTGCCCCCTGCCCTTCTCCATGGAGGAAATGTTTGGCTTCATCAGTTGCAGATTCTCTGGCTACCCTGCGTCCGTCCAGGAGCAGGCTCTTCTGTGGCTGCAT GTGTTGTCAGAGCTCGACATCGTGGTTCCTCTTCAGCTGCTGATCGGGATGTTCTCCGATGGAGTGAACTCGTTAAAagaactggccaatcagagaaAAGCCCGTGCCTCGGATCTGTCTGGAAACAACGAAGCACGCCGG GTGAGTGTGGTGTCAGATCCAGGACGCCGTGGGCAACACAACACCCTCAGCCCATTCCCGAGTCCCTTCAGAAGCCCGTTTCGTAGCCCCCTGCGCTGCAGTCCCTTTAAAAACTTGGGTCACGCCACCGGCCACTGCGCTCTGGACCTGGACTGTGACGACGATGACATGAACCTCGGCTGTTTCATCCTCATGTTTGACCTGATCTTAAAGCAg ATGGAGCTCCAGGATGATGGTGTGATGCTGGGTCTAGACAGCAGCCTCGGGAAGGATATTGTGGGCATCATCAACAATGTCTTCCAGGCGCCGTGGGGGGGCTCACATACCTGCCAGAAGGATGAAAAGGCCCTTGAGTGCAGCTTGTGCCAATCCAGCATTCTGTGCTACCAGCTGGGCTGTGAGCTCCTGGAGAGGCTGACCCCCCGGGATGAGATAAACCTGGTG GAACCCACCGATAGTTTGGAGGAAACCTTACTCTCATGTCAAAAAGATTTCTCCATCGGGGCGGAGAATGAAAGCGAGGAAGGAGACAATCCATCCGGGACTAACACAGAGGAACCAAGCAACCACTCTCCAGAGGATACAG CCATGAAAAATAATTCCGACAAGAAGTTCTCCTACCAGCAGCTCCCCGTTTCGCTAAAGCTTATATACACGGTCCTTCAG GAAATGTCAAAGTTTGAGGAGCCCGACATCCTGTTCAACATGCTGAACTGTTTGAAGATCCTGTGTCTCCATGGCGAGTGTTTGTACCTCGCCCGTAAGGACCACCCCGCGTTTCTGGCTTACATCCAGGAGAAGATGCTCATCCCCAG ccTGTGGTCGATGTTGAAGTCCGAGTTCTGCCAGCTGGCCTCCCTGTCCGTGCCGCAGCTCCTCCATGCCCTCTCGCTGCCTCATGGGGCCGACATCTTCTGGAACCTGATCAACACCAACTTCAATAACAAAGACTGGAAAATACGATTTGAAGCTG TTGAGAAGGTTGCTGTGCTGTGTCGGTTCCTGGACATCGGTGCAGTGACTAAAAACCATTTGCTAAAGTACGCTTTGGCCCATGCTTTCTGCTGTTTCCTGGCTTCAGTGGAAGATGTCAACCCAGCTGTGGCCACCAGAGCCCGACTGTTGCTGGACACCATCAAAAGACCGGCTCTTCAG GGACTGTGTTTGTGCATGGACTTCCAGTTTGACACTGTGGTCAGAGATCGCCCCATCATTCTCAGcaaacttctgctgctgcatttcCTGAAGAAGGACATTCCGGCTCTAAGTTGGGAATTTTTTGTGAACCGCTTTGAAACATTATCACTTGAGGCTCAGCTGCACTTGGACTGCAACAAGGAGTTCCCATTCCCCACAA CCATCACAGCTGTTCGGACCAATGTTGCCAACCTCAGCGATGCGGCAATGTGGAAAATAAGAAGAGCCCGCTTTGCCAGGAACCAGCAGAAGAGCGTGCGCTCGCTGCGTGACAGCGTTAGAGGAGACCCGTCAGACTCTAAACGGGCATTTTCACTGCCAGAATCCCTGAGCAATCGACTTC CTTTAAGGCTCACGAGGCAGGAGCTCTCTGCCCCCACACTTGGAGATATGATAGAGAAAGTCCTACCAG CACGTTTCCTCCTGCACTTTAACCCTGATGCTTCAGCCCCTCTTGCAGGGCAAACGCCTTCCCCTGAGGACGACTCCATCATCAGGGATCTGCTGCCCGAGAACGCGGGCATCGATCACCAAACGGTCCACCAGCTCATCATGGTGCTCATGAAATTCATGGCTAAAGACCAGAGCAGTGCCGAGGCGGACATCGGCAGCGCCAAGGCTTTCAACACAGTGAAGCGCCACCTGTACGTGCTGCTGGGCTACGACCAGCAGGAGGGCTGCTTCATGATCGCGCCGCAGAAGATGCGCACCTCCACCTGCTTCAACGGGTTCATAGCCGGCATTGCACAG GTTATGGACTATAATATTagtttggggaagcagctgctccctctggtggtccaGGTGTTGAAGTACTGCACATGTCCACAGCTGAGACACTACTTCCAGCAGCCCCCCCGGTGCTCCCTGTGGGCTCTGAGGCCTCATATTAGACAGATGTGGCTCAAGGCTCTGCTAGTCATTTTGTATAAG TATCCATACCGAGACATGGATGGCAGTAAGGTGGTCCTCCATCTGATCCACATCACCATCAACACGCTGAACGCTCAGTATCACAGCTGTCGTCCACACGCCGCAGCAGGACCCCTTTACAGCGATAACTCCAACATGAGCCGCTACagtgagaaagaaaaag aggaGGACAGCGTTTTCGATGAGTCCGATGTCCATGACACGCCAACTGGTGCTGGAAACAAGGAGTCTCAGACCTTCTTTGCCCGTCTAAAGAGAATCGGAGGCAGCAAGTCGGTGAAGTATCAACCAGTTGAGCTGAATGCCAAGAGAA GCGAAATTGAGCTGTCGGAGTATCGTGAGGGGGGCACTCTACCTGACAGCATCCTTCACTGTGTGAGAGAGGAGAGCACGAGGAAGAAGCGGCTGCAGGCCATGCACAAGCAGAAATCTCTGGACATTTCCAACACCGACTCAATTCTCTTCAGTCTGGATGAACACCGGAGGAAATCCTGTATCGATCGCTGCGACATGCAAGTGCCGCCTGTGATCCTGCCTTCCTCTGCGGCGTCCCGAAGGCAGCACGGGAAGGGATCCTCTGATGGCTCTTCGGCTCGAGTCGAGCCAGTGGACCGAAGAGGATCTAAAGGAGGTCAGTCTGACACATCCAAGCATGTCATCCCAGAAGTGCGCCTGAGCTGCATGGAAACCTTTGAAGACAAAATGGATCAGGGTTCTTTAGAGGGATCAGCGCAGGAGAAGGAGGACCAGGATCTCATTGATCTTTCTTCCGACTGCACCTCCATTCAGGAAAAACACTCCTTGCTCTCCATGTCTGACAGTGACTCCTTAGTGTTTGAACCACTGCCTCCACTTAGGATAGTGGAGAGCGATGAAGAGTTTGACCTCAGCACCATCATAGGGACCAAGTTTAACGAGAGCCCCAAAGTCTCAGCTTCCCCTGCCAGTAGCAGCACTTTGCGGCTGTCCCCTGTGGTTCAGGTGAGTGTGGAGGACTGCTCCAGTGAAAGAAAGACACCAGAACTTGTTTCAAGAGAAAGCGGCTCACAACAACTACCTGTGGAGAAGAGACGGAAGCCGCTGAAGCAAAGCGCCTCCTTAGATATCCCCGAGCGCTATGAGAGCATCTGCCTTGAAAGCCCCATGACTCTGAAGCAGAAGAGAGACCTCCTGAGGAAGACGCCAAATGTTCCTGACACATCGATAGACGACACGTCTGAGGATAATCGGACTGGGATCGGGCTCTGCACGAGTCCGTCTGGCAGGACCGTCTTCCTGGACATCCCAGAGGACAAAGCGGAGCCGCTCTCCTCGCCAGAGAAAACCAAAAGCAACAGCAATGATGAAGAAGGGGATGGAGATGACGAGGAAGATGACGACATGGGCGATGAAGCAGACAGCGACCCCAAACCTGATAACGCAGACGACAACGACGAAGCTGAGTTCAAGATCCAGATTGTTCCCAGGCAGCGTAAGCAGAGGAAGATAGCAGTCAGCGCCATCCAGAGAGAATATCTGGACATTTCCTTCAACACGTTCGACAAGCTGGGAGCCGAGCAGACCACAGAAGCGG ATCACAAAGTTTTGTCTACTTTGGAAAAGCCTCGAGAATCTGCCTCAGCCCCAACTCTTGAAGCTGCTATGCCTGAAACAAGCCACCGCTCTTCAGTATCAA CTCAGTACCGTCAAGTGAAGCGAGGCTCCCTGGGGGCTCTAACTATGAGTCAGCTGATGAAAAGACAGCTGGAGCATCAGTCCAGCGCGCCGCACAACATCTGCACTTGGGAGACGG TAGGTCCAACAAAAACCAGTCTTTTGTCGGCACCGAGCACGGTTAGCATGTTCGTTCCGGCGCCTGAGGAGTTCATCGACGAGCAGCCCACCTTGATGTCTGACAG gtGTCGGGACTGTGCAGCTGTGCTGGAGGAATATGATGAGGAGACCCTCAGCCTCGCTGTTATAGTCCTCTCAATGTTCATCCACCTCAGCCCTGATTTGGCTGCTCCGATGCTGCTCGACATCATGCAGTCTGTGGGCAG ATTGGCATCTAGTGGCAATttttctggacaagctgaaag TATGCTGATACCAGGCAATGTGGCAGGTGTAGCCAAGCAATTCCTGCGCTGTGTGTTTCACCAGCTGGCCCCCAATGGCATCCTGCCCCAGCTTTTTCAGAGCAACATCaaag ATGGGACGTTTCTGCGAACCTTAGCATCTTCCTTGATTGATTTCAACGAGCTGAGCTCTATTGCAGCCCTCAACATGCTGCTAGAG GGCTTGAACAACAAAAAGAGTCTGCCAGCAGGGGGCACAATGCTGCACTGCCTGGAAAACATTGCCTCCTTCATGGAAGCTCTCCCCATGGATTCTCCTAGCAACCTGTGGACTACCATCTGCAACCAGTTCCAGACCTTCCTCACAAAGCTGCCCTCTGTGCTTCCCCTGAAG TGCCCGATGGATGCCAGTTTAAGGATCATCATTTGTCTTCTAAAAATCCCAACGACAAGCGCAACTCGG AGTCTCCTTGAATCCTTCTCCAAGCTGCTGAGCTTTGTTATCCAGTATGGCACGTTCAGCCTCTCCTACCTTGTAGAGTTGTGTGGTCTGTGCTACAAAGCCTTCAATAAG GAGAGAGATAAGTTTTACATGTCCCGCACTGTGGTGATGGAGCTTCTGCAGGCTCTCAAGTTCAAGTCTCCTGTGCCTGACACAAACTTGTTACTGCTGGTCCAg TTTGTTTGTGCAGATATTGGCACACGACTGGCTGAATCCACCATCATCCAGAAGCACATGATCTCCACGTTGCCAGGG TGTACAACCGCTGCAATGGAATGCATGAGGCAATACATAAGTGAGCTGCTAGACTTCATTGCAGACATGCACACACTAACCAAGCTGAAA AGCCACATGAAGGCCTGCTGTCAGCCGCTGCATGAGGACACGTTTGGGGGCAACCTGAAAGTGGGTTTGGCCCAAGTGGCAGCCATGGAGATCAGCAAAGGCAATCACCGTGATAATAAAGCTGTGGTTCGATATCTTCCCTGGCTTTATCACCCACCATCCACCATGCAGCAAGG